The following coding sequences lie in one Spirosoma sp. KUDC1026 genomic window:
- a CDS encoding FecR family protein, with the protein MHDYRQYEPEELAADVSFQRWKLYEAPVEREFWENWLRENPDKQDLIDKAQSVLLSLNTLYQQPLADESLLSDDDVKTEINRLYQSLADREADRSPRWVVQRSFQSWQYGIAAGVALVLGVIGWYAFSQLDSRQAITPTYGALTKRVASPWKTISNTTDKPMQVQLPDESTVALKPNSQVRYPEQFTKNERDVYLLGEAFFDVTKDPNKPFYVHTDVLTTKVLGTSFTVQANQGQKVGKVIVSTGRVAVSKQVEGNELPLKTSRLEGDVVLTPNQQVTVSEASSRLVVSLVDEPSLLDPSIKEKFFRYRKTAMAEVFAELEEAYGVDISFDREALKNCYLTASIVDEPLYDKLDLICRTINATYRRVGTQIIIEGSGC; encoded by the coding sequence ATGCACGACTACCGACAATACGAACCTGAGGAATTAGCCGCTGATGTCTCGTTTCAGCGATGGAAGCTGTACGAGGCACCCGTCGAGCGCGAATTTTGGGAAAACTGGCTCCGGGAAAATCCGGACAAGCAGGACCTGATCGACAAAGCCCAGAGTGTGTTGCTTTCGCTGAACACTTTATATCAGCAGCCGCTTGCCGACGAGTCGCTGCTTTCTGATGATGATGTAAAAACGGAAATCAACCGTCTCTATCAGTCGCTGGCGGATCGGGAAGCCGACCGGTCTCCGCGCTGGGTCGTTCAACGGTCTTTCCAATCGTGGCAGTACGGCATTGCCGCTGGTGTTGCTCTGGTGCTGGGTGTCATAGGCTGGTATGCGTTCTCTCAACTGGATTCGCGTCAGGCAATAACACCAACGTATGGTGCTTTGACAAAACGGGTTGCCTCGCCCTGGAAGACGATTAGTAACACGACGGATAAACCGATGCAGGTTCAACTGCCCGACGAAAGTACGGTAGCACTCAAACCGAACAGCCAGGTGCGGTATCCAGAGCAGTTCACAAAGAACGAACGTGATGTGTATCTGCTGGGCGAAGCTTTTTTTGACGTAACGAAAGACCCGAACAAACCTTTCTACGTGCATACCGACGTCCTGACGACGAAAGTGCTGGGGACCAGTTTTACGGTTCAGGCTAACCAAGGACAGAAAGTGGGTAAAGTTATTGTCAGTACGGGCCGGGTTGCTGTCTCGAAGCAGGTAGAAGGAAATGAGTTGCCCCTGAAAACCAGCAGACTGGAAGGCGATGTAGTCCTGACGCCGAATCAGCAGGTAACCGTTTCGGAGGCTAGCAGCCGGTTGGTTGTCAGCCTGGTCGATGAGCCGAGTTTACTGGACCCGTCCATCAAGGAAAAATTTTTCCGATATCGGAAAACGGCGATGGCCGAGGTCTTCGCCGAACTGGAGGAAGCTTATGGAGTTGACATCAGTTTTGACAGGGAAGCGCTGAAGAACTGCTACCTGACCGCTTCGATCGTTGACGAACCCTTATACGATAAACTGGACCTGATCTGCCGTACCATCAACGCTACGTATCGGCGGGTCGGTACGCAGATCATCATTGAAGGCAGTGGTTGCTAG
- a CDS encoding nucleotidyltransferase translates to MLSLNQDFREFIELLNVHEVEYLVVGGYAVAFHGRPRFTGDIDLWIAISTNNAKRVIQVLEDFGFASIGLTTIDLQQEDIVIQLGYEPNRIDILTSVTGLTFDVCFSRSVKANLDGLLVNFIHINDLKINKAATGRGKDIGDLENLP, encoded by the coding sequence ATGCTGTCGCTCAACCAGGATTTCAGAGAGTTTATCGAATTATTAAACGTTCACGAAGTTGAATATCTGGTCGTTGGTGGTTATGCGGTAGCCTTTCATGGACGACCAAGGTTTACGGGTGACATCGACCTGTGGATTGCAATTTCTACGAATAATGCAAAACGAGTCATCCAGGTATTGGAAGACTTTGGCTTTGCATCTATAGGGCTTACAACAATTGATTTACAGCAGGAAGATATAGTTATTCAGCTTGGTTACGAACCGAATCGTATAGACATTCTTACTTCTGTAACTGGTTTGACGTTTGATGTCTGCTTTTCCAGAAGTGTAAAAGCAAACCTTGACGGCCTGTTGGTAAACTTCATTCACATCAATGATTTAAAAATCAATAAAGCAGCAACGGGTCGAGGAAAAGACATTGGTGATTTAGAGAATCTGCCCTAA
- a CDS encoding RNA polymerase sigma factor: protein MNRQHLIEENQHLLSLWQQAQAGDKMAFCRLAESQYRSMFRYATNFTSDTDFIKDTIQEVFINIWEKRQTITIQFVAVYFFKSLRNQLFQEFRRSKPSLSSLEADELGELSDWQTIEGNITQEESESESQLKLRQAVDLLPKRQQEVVFLKFYKNLDNEQIADLMEINRQSVANLLYRALTALKGQLSSSIGFLFAIIQTL from the coding sequence TTGAATCGTCAGCATCTAATCGAGGAAAACCAGCATCTACTATCTCTCTGGCAGCAGGCGCAGGCGGGAGATAAGATGGCTTTTTGTCGGTTGGCTGAATCACAGTACCGGTCTATGTTTCGGTACGCTACCAATTTCACGTCGGATACGGACTTTATTAAGGATACGATTCAGGAGGTGTTCATCAACATCTGGGAGAAGCGCCAGACCATCACGATCCAGTTTGTTGCCGTTTATTTCTTCAAATCGCTGCGAAATCAGCTTTTTCAGGAATTTCGCCGGAGTAAACCCAGCCTTTCCTCTTTGGAAGCCGACGAGCTGGGCGAGCTGTCGGACTGGCAGACCATCGAAGGCAACATTACGCAGGAGGAAAGCGAATCGGAGAGTCAGCTTAAACTCCGGCAGGCGGTCGATTTGCTGCCCAAGCGCCAGCAGGAAGTCGTTTTTCTGAAGTTCTACAAAAATCTGGACAACGAACAGATTGCCGACCTGATGGAAATTAACCGACAATCAGTCGCCAACCTCCTGTATCGGGCGCTTACTGCGCTTAAGGGACAGCTTTCTTCGTCCATCGGCTTTCTGTTCGCCATTATTCAGACGCTATAG
- the miaB gene encoding tRNA (N6-isopentenyl adenosine(37)-C2)-methylthiotransferase MiaB: MERFTDLAILQPTDKEEIDLPRTSEEELAVGKKRLYIESYGCQMNFADSEIVAAVMRNAGFATTSTAEDADLIFLNTCAIRDNAEQKVRHRLKHLTGLKRQKPELLVGMLGCMAERLKTKLLEEEKVVDIVAGPDAYRDIPKLVEEAESGQKAVNVFLSREETYADISPIRLNSNGVTAFVSIMRGCDNMCSFCVVPFTRGRERSRDPHSIVREAQDLFDRGYREVTLLGQNVDSYKWQGDEGEGPDVKSIQNPTPQTPAPSLTTFAHLLEMVARIHPDLRVRFSTSHPKDITDDVLYTMGRYDNICNYIHLPAQSGNSRVLKLMNRTYDRPWYIEKINSIRRILGEDCGISTDMISGFCTETEEEHQESLSLMDYVTYDYAYMFAYSERPGTLAAKKYADDIPEDVKKRRLNEIIAKQLQHSSARNQRHIGQVQRVLIEGPSKRSDDFLCGRNDQNKMVVFPKGNFQKGQYVNVLVTECTSATLRGEVV, translated from the coding sequence ATGGAACGCTTCACCGATCTAGCTATCTTACAACCGACTGATAAAGAAGAAATTGATCTTCCCCGTACTTCGGAGGAAGAACTAGCTGTCGGCAAAAAACGCCTGTACATCGAAAGCTACGGCTGCCAGATGAACTTCGCTGATAGCGAGATCGTCGCGGCCGTCATGCGGAATGCGGGCTTCGCCACAACGTCTACCGCTGAAGACGCCGATCTGATTTTTCTGAATACCTGCGCCATCCGCGACAACGCTGAGCAGAAAGTGCGCCATCGGCTCAAACACCTGACCGGCCTGAAACGGCAAAAACCCGAACTGCTGGTAGGGATGCTGGGTTGTATGGCCGAGCGCCTGAAAACGAAACTGCTGGAAGAAGAGAAAGTCGTCGATATCGTGGCCGGGCCCGATGCGTACCGTGACATTCCGAAGCTGGTTGAGGAAGCGGAGTCGGGGCAGAAAGCGGTGAACGTGTTTCTTTCTCGGGAGGAAACCTACGCCGATATTTCCCCTATACGTCTGAATTCCAACGGCGTAACAGCCTTTGTGTCAATCATGCGGGGCTGCGACAATATGTGCAGTTTCTGCGTTGTGCCGTTCACGCGGGGCCGGGAACGTAGCCGCGACCCACACAGCATCGTCCGTGAAGCACAGGACCTGTTCGACCGGGGCTACCGCGAAGTAACTCTCCTCGGGCAGAATGTGGATTCGTATAAATGGCAGGGGGATGAGGGCGAAGGGCCCGACGTAAAATCTATACAGAATCCTACGCCCCAAACCCCAGCCCCCTCGCTCACGACCTTCGCTCACCTGCTTGAAATGGTGGCCCGGATTCACCCCGACCTGCGGGTTCGCTTTTCGACCTCACATCCGAAAGACATTACAGACGATGTGCTCTACACAATGGGTCGCTATGATAACATCTGTAATTATATCCACCTGCCTGCGCAGAGTGGCAACAGCCGGGTACTGAAGCTGATGAACCGGACGTACGACCGGCCCTGGTACATCGAAAAAATCAACAGCATCCGTCGGATTCTGGGTGAAGATTGTGGCATCTCGACTGACATGATTTCGGGCTTCTGCACCGAAACGGAAGAAGAACACCAAGAGTCGCTGTCGCTGATGGATTACGTGACGTACGATTACGCGTACATGTTTGCCTACTCGGAGCGGCCGGGTACCCTGGCGGCAAAAAAATACGCGGACGACATTCCGGAGGACGTTAAAAAGCGTCGATTGAACGAGATTATCGCCAAGCAGCTGCAGCATTCGTCGGCCCGGAACCAGCGGCATATCGGTCAGGTTCAGCGTGTATTGATTGAAGGCCCGTCCAAACGTTCAGACGATTTCCTCTGTGGCCGGAATGACCAGAACAAAATGGTCGTATTCCCAAAAGGCAACTTCCAGAAAGGTCAGTACGTCAACGTGCTGGTTACCGAATGCACGTCGGCTACACTACGGGGCGAAGTGGTGTAA
- a CDS encoding TrmH family RNA methyltransferase gives MLSKNQIKYIQSLHQKKYRQQHGAFLVEGAKSVQEVLQSDFQTELLIATETFYKENSHLTDGQRTPVEIASVADLERAGTLESNNAAIAVVRTKENRPLAVTDHELVLILDDIRDPGNLGTILRIADWYGIRKIICSETTTDVYNPKVISASKGSFTRVAWWYGDIVTFLREQPSKQSVYGAFLGGENVHQLAFSKGGYLIMGNESNGIRPVVEPYVTQRVTIPRYGEAESLNVGIATAILLDNWRRETAQ, from the coding sequence ATGTTATCTAAGAATCAAATCAAATATATACAGTCGCTGCATCAGAAAAAATACCGGCAGCAGCATGGTGCGTTTCTGGTTGAAGGCGCCAAGAGCGTTCAGGAAGTATTGCAGTCCGATTTTCAGACAGAGCTGCTGATTGCAACCGAAACGTTTTACAAAGAAAACAGCCACCTCACAGACGGCCAACGAACCCCCGTTGAAATTGCATCGGTCGCCGATCTCGAACGGGCCGGTACCCTGGAAAGCAACAATGCCGCTATCGCCGTTGTTAGAACGAAAGAAAACCGGCCGTTAGCCGTAACCGATCACGAACTGGTCCTGATTCTGGACGATATCCGGGATCCGGGCAACCTGGGCACCATCCTGCGGATTGCGGACTGGTACGGGATTCGAAAAATTATCTGCTCCGAAACAACAACGGATGTGTATAACCCGAAAGTAATTTCGGCCAGTAAAGGCTCGTTTACCCGCGTTGCCTGGTGGTACGGTGATATCGTGACCTTTTTACGCGAGCAGCCGTCGAAACAATCGGTATACGGCGCTTTTCTGGGCGGAGAGAACGTGCACCAGCTTGCGTTCTCGAAAGGGGGCTACCTGATCATGGGTAACGAATCGAACGGGATTCGCCCGGTGGTCGAGCCGTACGTAACCCAGCGGGTCACGATCCCGCGTTACGGGGAAGCCGAGTCGCTGAACGTAGGTATCGCCACCGCTATTCTGCTGGACAACTGGCGCCGGGAAACAGCGCAGTAA
- a CDS encoding BamA/TamA family outer membrane protein: MFSACVSSRQFGNNRYLLTAQIIRGNDAISDEQLESLIPQKPNRRILGLPITPPLWFYQLGLRSYNHDAVLRELEAKTNEFEQQSQQLADQPKALKRLNRRFSREAKRLRQKAEEGNWLMRNLGEQPSYFVESDARTNAAKMQRFLVDKGFFNAQTSYSLDTLRRRQIRANYQIKENAGFHLRTILYSIADPRVDSLVRASLNASQLRVGDRYDVDNMAAERVRIESLLRDQGYYLFSRQYIRATDVDTNRNSLDRLAADSAVRRPVSVRVDILNPPNQLAHPIFHFGDVDVRISPNADADVAALATQISRLDTVTRNGVTYFLEKRNISTRLLDGKILLRPGALYSQSNYRNTQRNLFLLNQFKLINLNFVDSTNRQLRTLITATPLDKYETTLEGGLFVLSQAQPGPFTNVTFRVRNLFGGLETFEATVRYGLEYQTGFATDQAGSQKPYPSNEFGAITSLIFPQMLFPGRWRFRFNSYNPRTQLSISFNNTIRPDYKRSLLRSTMAYNWQTTPAKQFSLLIADINLINASFDTDFGKAFQEQLKQQQALGSTVYLSFRRSLSSSFSFAYTYNTNVQGQNRRSNFFRSAVESGGTTLNLFSNRTIERWSDTSVTGLQFYKFLRFSFDYRHYVPIKTRTTLAFRFNTGLVYGYGPGQTAPYEKLFFAGGSNSIRGWLPRRLGPGAELPQFPIGQPRTPILNPRYPQQFAYTFEKPGDMLIEASAELRGRLFHFGGDINGALFVDAGNVWTIRDNPNRYGDVFKLSTFVPQIAVGTGVGLRVDFSFFVIRFDGGIKVWDPARQYLKNGELVDERFLLPKFSLRQLSSGPNPLTINFGIGYPF; this comes from the coding sequence ATGTTCTCGGCCTGCGTTAGTTCCCGACAGTTCGGCAATAACCGCTATCTGCTCACCGCTCAGATCATTCGGGGTAACGACGCCATTTCGGACGAGCAGCTCGAAAGCCTGATTCCCCAGAAACCCAACCGCCGGATTCTGGGGCTTCCGATCACCCCTCCCCTCTGGTTTTACCAGCTTGGGCTCCGTTCCTACAACCACGACGCTGTTTTGCGGGAACTGGAGGCCAAAACTAACGAATTCGAGCAGCAAAGTCAGCAACTGGCCGATCAGCCCAAAGCCTTAAAGCGCCTTAATCGTCGGTTTAGCCGCGAAGCAAAGCGATTGCGCCAGAAAGCCGAAGAAGGCAACTGGCTCATGCGGAACCTGGGGGAGCAGCCCTCTTATTTTGTTGAAAGCGATGCAAGGACAAATGCTGCCAAGATGCAGCGGTTCCTGGTTGACAAGGGATTCTTTAACGCGCAGACCAGTTACTCGCTTGATACGTTACGTCGGCGACAGATTCGGGCCAACTACCAGATAAAAGAAAATGCCGGGTTCCATCTCCGGACAATCCTGTATTCCATCGCCGATCCCCGCGTGGATTCGCTGGTGCGCGCGTCGCTCAACGCCAGTCAGCTTCGCGTCGGCGATCGATACGATGTCGACAATATGGCTGCCGAACGGGTCAGAATTGAGTCATTACTGCGTGACCAGGGCTATTACCTGTTTTCCCGCCAGTACATCCGCGCAACCGATGTCGACACCAACCGGAATAGCCTCGACCGACTGGCGGCCGACAGTGCTGTTCGGCGCCCTGTCAGCGTACGAGTAGACATTCTCAATCCGCCGAACCAGCTTGCCCATCCGATCTTTCACTTTGGCGACGTCGACGTCCGGATTAGTCCCAACGCCGATGCCGATGTGGCTGCTTTAGCAACACAGATCAGCCGCCTGGATACGGTGACCCGGAACGGGGTTACTTATTTTCTGGAGAAACGAAATATATCAACGCGGCTGTTAGACGGCAAAATTCTGCTTCGGCCCGGTGCCTTATACAGCCAGAGCAATTACCGGAACACGCAGCGGAACCTCTTCCTGCTCAACCAGTTTAAGCTCATCAACCTCAACTTCGTCGATTCGACAAACCGACAGCTACGTACGCTGATTACGGCTACGCCACTCGACAAATACGAAACAACGCTTGAAGGAGGACTCTTTGTCCTATCGCAGGCACAGCCCGGCCCGTTTACGAACGTTACGTTCCGGGTGCGCAATCTGTTTGGCGGGCTGGAAACCTTCGAAGCGACCGTTCGTTACGGCCTTGAATACCAGACCGGCTTTGCCACCGATCAGGCGGGCAGCCAGAAACCTTATCCTTCGAATGAGTTCGGAGCCATTACGTCGCTGATTTTTCCGCAGATGCTGTTTCCCGGTCGCTGGCGCTTCCGCTTCAACTCGTACAATCCACGAACTCAGCTTAGTATCAGCTTTAACAACACGATCCGGCCGGACTATAAACGGTCGTTGCTGCGGAGTACGATGGCCTACAACTGGCAAACGACACCCGCCAAGCAGTTCAGTCTTTTGATCGCTGACATCAACCTGATTAACGCCAGCTTCGACACTGACTTTGGTAAGGCTTTTCAGGAGCAACTTAAACAGCAGCAGGCCTTGGGAAGTACCGTTTACCTCAGCTTCCGGCGCTCGCTAAGCTCCAGTTTCAGCTTTGCGTACACTTATAATACCAACGTGCAGGGGCAGAATCGCCGGTCTAACTTTTTTCGTAGCGCTGTGGAATCGGGCGGAACAACGCTTAATCTTTTCTCTAATCGTACTATTGAGCGCTGGAGCGATACGAGCGTAACGGGACTGCAGTTCTATAAATTTCTACGATTCAGTTTCGATTATCGACACTACGTACCGATCAAGACGCGTACCACATTAGCGTTCCGGTTCAATACGGGGCTGGTGTACGGATACGGACCAGGGCAGACGGCCCCCTACGAAAAACTGTTCTTTGCGGGCGGTAGCAACAGTATCCGGGGCTGGCTGCCACGCCGATTAGGACCGGGGGCTGAATTACCACAGTTCCCAATCGGTCAGCCTCGTACACCGATACTGAATCCACGGTATCCGCAACAGTTTGCCTATACCTTCGAAAAGCCGGGCGATATGCTCATCGAAGCATCCGCCGAACTCCGTGGCCGGTTGTTTCACTTCGGGGGCGACATTAATGGGGCACTGTTCGTGGATGCGGGTAACGTCTGGACAATTCGTGACAACCCGAACCGCTACGGTGATGTCTTCAAACTCAGCACATTCGTTCCCCAGATTGCCGTAGGAACCGGAGTAGGGCTCCGCGTCGATTTCTCCTTTTTCGTGATTCGGTTCGACGGGGGGATCAAGGTTTGGGACCCCGCCCGTCAGTATCTCAAAAATGGCGAGCTGGTTGACGAACGTTTTTTGCTGCCCAAGTTTTCACTACGTCAATTGTCGAGCGGCCCTAACCCATTGACAATCAATTTCGGGATTGGCTATCCGTTTTAA